A region from the Streptomyces tsukubensis genome encodes:
- a CDS encoding SCO1664 family protein — MPAPERIPPGGVTAPGDRTGALRLLGRGELTVRGRIPGASNAVLLCTVAYEGEEASCVYKPVTGERPLWDFPDGTLAEREVAAWEVSEALGWGLVPPTVLRDGPYGRGMVQLWIEADPDAGLLALVDGDEPDDGWKAVGLAEVGEGRTALLVHADDDRLRRLAVLDAVINNGDRKGGHLLPAVDGALYAIDHGVTFNAEARLRTLLWGWAGEALPPDAVAALARLADALRPDGPLAIRLAELLTATEVDGVRVRVDRLRTTGTHPEPTGEWPAIPWPPV, encoded by the coding sequence ATGCCCGCGCCAGAACGGATACCGCCGGGGGGCGTGACCGCACCCGGCGACCGTACCGGAGCGCTCCGCCTCCTCGGCCGGGGCGAGCTGACCGTGCGCGGCCGGATCCCCGGGGCGTCCAACGCGGTGCTGCTCTGCACGGTGGCGTACGAGGGCGAGGAAGCGAGCTGCGTCTACAAGCCCGTCACCGGTGAGCGCCCCCTGTGGGACTTCCCCGACGGCACCCTCGCCGAGCGCGAGGTCGCCGCCTGGGAGGTCTCCGAGGCGCTCGGCTGGGGACTCGTCCCGCCGACCGTGCTGCGCGACGGCCCCTACGGCCGCGGCATGGTCCAGCTGTGGATCGAAGCGGATCCCGACGCCGGACTGCTCGCCCTGGTCGACGGCGACGAACCGGACGACGGCTGGAAGGCCGTCGGCCTCGCCGAGGTCGGCGAGGGCCGCACCGCGCTCCTCGTCCACGCGGACGACGACCGCCTGCGCAGACTCGCCGTACTCGACGCGGTGATCAACAACGGTGACCGCAAGGGCGGCCATCTGCTGCCCGCGGTGGACGGGGCGCTGTACGCGATCGACCACGGCGTCACCTTCAACGCCGAAGCCCGGCTCCGTACCCTCCTGTGGGGCTGGGCGGGCGAGGCGCTGCCGCCGGACGCCGTGGCGGCCCTGGCACGGCTCGCGGACGCCCTGCGCCCCGACGGGCCACTGGCCATCCGGCTGGCCGAGCTGCTGACCGCCACCGAGGTCGACGGCGTCCGCGTGCGCGTGGACCGGCTCCGGACCACCGGCACCCATCCGGAGCCGACGGGGGAGTGGCCGGCCATTCCCTGGCCCCCGGTCTGA
- a CDS encoding DUF3090 domain-containing protein, whose amino-acid sequence MSRQVFLYDPPDRFVAGTVGLPGRRTFFLQASAGGRVTSVALEKTQVAALAERIDELLDEVVRRTGGNAPVPAVAPADIADTAPLDAPVEEEFRVGTMALAWDGEEQRMIVEAQALVELEADSEEDLAEAEERLLQDEENGPPMLRVRLTGAQARAFAKRALDVVNAGRPPCPLCSLPLDPEGHVCPRQNGYRRGA is encoded by the coding sequence GTGTCCCGTCAGGTGTTCCTCTACGACCCGCCGGACCGGTTCGTGGCCGGTACGGTCGGGCTCCCCGGACGCCGTACGTTCTTCCTCCAGGCGTCAGCCGGAGGCCGCGTCACCAGTGTCGCCCTGGAGAAGACCCAGGTGGCGGCGTTGGCCGAGCGCATCGACGAGCTCCTCGACGAAGTCGTACGCCGTACCGGAGGCAATGCCCCGGTGCCCGCGGTGGCCCCCGCCGACATCGCCGACACCGCTCCGCTCGACGCCCCCGTCGAGGAGGAGTTCCGGGTCGGGACCATGGCGCTGGCCTGGGACGGCGAGGAACAGCGCATGATCGTCGAAGCCCAGGCCCTGGTCGAGCTGGAGGCCGACTCGGAGGAGGACCTCGCCGAGGCCGAGGAGCGACTGCTCCAGGACGAGGAGAACGGCCCCCCGATGCTCCGGGTCCGGCTCACCGGTGCCCAGGCCCGGGCCTTCGCCAAACGCGCCCTCGACGTCGTCAACGCGGGCCGCCCGCCGTGCCCCCTGTGCAGCCTCCCGCTCGACCCGGAAGGACACGTATGCCCGCGCCAGAACGGATACCGCCGGGGGGCGTGA
- a CDS encoding histidine phosphatase family protein, which translates to MATLILVRHGRSTANTAGVLAGRTPGVHLDERGVEQAAALPGRLAAVPLALAVTSPQERCRETLGPLLDARPGLELRTDERVAECDYGDWSGRKLGELADDPLMTVVQQHPSAAAFPGGESLRAMQARAVDAVRDWNARVTAEHGEDATYLVCTHGDIIKSLVADALGLHLDLFQRIHAEPCSVTAVRYTGTRPFLLRLGDTGEFGSLVSRHGRRTDADTTGGDPAPEGNAVVGGGAGAP; encoded by the coding sequence ATGGCCACCCTGATTCTCGTACGCCACGGACGCTCCACCGCCAACACGGCGGGCGTGCTCGCGGGCCGGACCCCCGGAGTCCATCTCGACGAGCGCGGAGTCGAACAGGCGGCGGCACTGCCCGGACGCCTCGCCGCCGTGCCGCTCGCCCTTGCCGTCACCAGCCCCCAGGAGCGCTGCCGGGAGACCCTCGGACCGCTCCTCGACGCCCGCCCCGGGCTGGAGCTGCGGACCGACGAGCGCGTCGCCGAATGCGACTACGGAGACTGGTCCGGCCGCAAGCTCGGAGAGCTGGCCGACGACCCCCTGATGACGGTGGTCCAGCAACACCCCTCGGCGGCCGCCTTCCCCGGCGGGGAATCCCTGCGCGCCATGCAGGCCCGGGCCGTCGACGCCGTCCGGGACTGGAACGCCCGGGTGACGGCCGAGCACGGCGAGGACGCGACCTATCTCGTCTGCACCCACGGCGACATCATCAAATCCCTCGTCGCCGACGCCCTCGGCCTCCACCTCGACCTCTTCCAGCGGATCCACGCCGAACCCTGCTCCGTCACCGCCGTGCGGTACACCGGCACCCGCCCCTTCCTGCTGCGTCTAGGTGACACCGGCGAATTCGGCTCCCTCGTATCCCGTCACGGCCGCAGGACCGACGCCGATACGACCGGCGGCGACCCCGCCCCCGAGGGGAACGCGGTGGTAGGGGGTGGTGCGGGCGCCCCGTGA